A genomic region of Mesorhizobium sp. NZP2077 contains the following coding sequences:
- a CDS encoding SDR family oxidoreductase, with amino-acid sequence MAIAGKIVVITGASSGIGRATAILLAEAGATVVLGARREDVLAEVARDITGMGGTVAYKMTDVRVRGDLEGLVALAVERWGRLDVIVNNAGISPISRFDALQVEDWDAMIDVNLRGTLYGIAAALPVFARQRRGHVVNVVSTAGIKIVPTMGVYAATKNAVRTISETLRQEAGPHLRVTEVSPGMISTNLTDSFTDTAVRDAMAVRIGEIAIPPAAIARGIAFAIDQPDDVDVGSIVIRPTAQD; translated from the coding sequence ATGGCTATAGCAGGCAAAATAGTGGTGATCACCGGCGCCAGCAGCGGCATTGGCCGCGCGACCGCAATTCTTTTGGCGGAAGCAGGGGCAACGGTGGTGCTCGGTGCGCGGCGAGAAGATGTTCTGGCGGAGGTCGCCCGGGACATCACTGGTATGGGCGGCACAGTCGCTTACAAGATGACTGATGTGCGCGTCCGTGGCGATCTTGAGGGCCTCGTGGCACTGGCGGTGGAGCGCTGGGGCAGACTGGATGTCATTGTCAACAATGCCGGCATAAGCCCAATTTCGCGCTTCGATGCCTTGCAGGTCGAAGACTGGGACGCGATGATCGACGTGAATCTACGCGGCACGCTGTACGGTATCGCCGCCGCGTTGCCTGTCTTCGCACGCCAGCGCCGTGGGCATGTCGTCAATGTGGTATCAACGGCCGGCATTAAGATTGTGCCGACGATGGGCGTCTATGCCGCGACCAAGAATGCCGTACGGACGATCAGCGAGACCCTGCGGCAGGAAGCAGGCCCGCATCTGCGGGTCACTGAGGTGTCACCGGGCATGATTTCAACCAATCTCACCGACTCGTTTACCGACACAGCCGTCAGGGATGCAATGGCGGTTCGGATTGGGGAGATAGCCATCCCGCCTGCAGCCATTGCCCGAGGCATCGCCTTCGCCATCGATCAGCCTGATGACGTAGACGTGGGCAGCATAGTCATCCGACCTACCGCGCAGGATTGA
- a CDS encoding histidine phosphatase family protein yields MVKRLLFAMRHGETQWNAEGRFQGRSDHSLAVAGRRQATENGGRLKAHFERLGVKPARIAAYTSPLKRARETIAMAALEVGIAESQVNIDVRLAEASFGRWEGMTTLEVKARFPTERRQRKADRWNFDSHDGNSYADLARLMESFLADLDPEQPVLVVSHTGNIRVMAFMLAGLTRDEAMALAVPHDAVLHWDGRQFTWI; encoded by the coding sequence ATGGTCAAACGCCTACTCTTCGCAATGCGTCACGGAGAAACCCAGTGGAATGCCGAAGGGCGCTTTCAGGGCCGCAGCGACCATTCCTTGGCGGTTGCCGGGCGGCGGCAGGCCACGGAAAACGGCGGCAGGCTGAAGGCTCATTTCGAACGTCTCGGCGTGAAACCTGCCCGGATCGCGGCCTATACGTCGCCGCTCAAGCGCGCGCGCGAGACGATTGCCATGGCGGCTTTGGAAGTGGGGATTGCCGAAAGCCAGGTCAACATCGACGTCCGTCTCGCGGAAGCATCTTTCGGCCGCTGGGAGGGGATGACCACGCTGGAGGTAAAGGCGCGTTTTCCCACCGAGCGCCGCCAACGCAAGGCGGACCGCTGGAATTTCGACTCCCATGATGGTAACAGCTACGCCGATCTGGCGCGTTTAATGGAAAGCTTCCTGGCCGATCTCGATCCGGAGCAGCCGGTGCTCGTCGTGTCGCACACCGGGAACATAAGGGTAATGGCCTTCATGCTCGCCGGCCTGACACGGGACGAGGCGATGGCGCTTGCCGTCCCCCATGACGCGGTGCTTCACTGGGACGGGCGCCAATTCACATGGATTTGA